A DNA window from Allokutzneria albata contains the following coding sequences:
- a CDS encoding translation factor GTPase family protein → MTEVFPHRAVRDISTRGGTVSACAADYVNFSLDFEPLGSAGYEFVTKVDGLDEHEREVHEECAPSILYGVLLNFTGAGMNDDLIPVGRLDNAEDGPLIAVRVVLTRARYHLVDSAPYAHRHAGWRAARKAREELAGESSGAGTG, encoded by the coding sequence ATGACGGAGGTCTTCCCGCATCGCGCGGTGCGGGACATCTCGACGCGCGGCGGGACCGTCAGTGCCTGCGCCGCGGACTACGTGAACTTCAGCCTGGACTTCGAACCGCTCGGCTCCGCCGGGTACGAGTTCGTCACGAAGGTCGACGGGCTCGACGAGCACGAGCGCGAGGTGCACGAGGAGTGCGCACCGTCGATCCTGTACGGCGTCCTGCTGAACTTCACCGGCGCGGGGATGAACGACGACCTGATCCCGGTCGGCAGGCTGGACAACGCCGAAGACGGTCCGCTCATCGCGGTGCGCGTGGTGCTCACCCGCGCTCGATACCACCTGGTCGACTCGGCGCCCTACGCCCACCGGCACGCTGGCTGGCGCGCGGCGCGCAAGGCACGCGAGGAGCTGGCCGGGGAATCATCAGGCGCAGGCACCGGTTGA
- the glyA gene encoding serine hydroxymethyltransferase: MHVPNIPSLTAADPQVAELVHAEAQRQFDKIRLIASENYVSTAVLEATGSVLTNKYSEGYVGRRYYEGQQVIDQVEQLAVARAKELFGVEHANVQPYSGSPANLAAYLAFLEPGEKVMGMALPMGGHLTHGWSVSATGKWFESVRYSVREDTGRVDMDEVRDLALAERPKMIFCGGTAIPRTIDFPAFAAIAEEIGAVLVADIAHIAGLVAGGAHPSPVGHAPVITTTTHKTLRGPRGAMIMTDAAHAKAIDKAVFPGLQGGPHNHTTAAIAVALGEALQPSFATYAHAVVANAKALAEALVERGFDLVSGGTDNHLILIDLTSKDIAGKPAAQALDRAGIELNYNTVPYDTRKPFDPSGIRLGTAAVTTRGLGVEEMPQLAEWIERAVVGEDADKIALEVSEFMAGYPMPGFAAS; encoded by the coding sequence GTGCACGTACCGAACATCCCCAGTCTCACCGCCGCGGACCCGCAGGTCGCCGAGCTGGTGCACGCCGAGGCGCAGCGCCAGTTCGACAAGATCCGGCTGATCGCGTCCGAGAACTACGTCTCCACCGCCGTGCTGGAGGCCACCGGGTCGGTCCTGACCAACAAGTACTCCGAGGGCTACGTCGGCCGCCGCTACTACGAGGGCCAGCAGGTCATCGACCAGGTCGAGCAGCTGGCCGTGGCGCGGGCCAAGGAGCTGTTCGGCGTCGAGCACGCCAACGTCCAGCCCTACTCCGGCTCGCCCGCCAACCTCGCCGCCTACCTGGCGTTCCTGGAACCGGGCGAGAAGGTCATGGGGATGGCGCTGCCGATGGGCGGTCACCTCACCCACGGCTGGAGCGTGTCCGCCACCGGCAAGTGGTTCGAGAGCGTGCGCTACTCCGTCCGCGAGGACACCGGCCGGGTGGACATGGACGAGGTCCGCGACCTCGCGCTGGCCGAGCGGCCCAAGATGATCTTCTGCGGCGGCACCGCGATCCCGCGCACCATCGACTTCCCGGCCTTCGCCGCGATCGCCGAGGAGATCGGCGCCGTGCTCGTCGCCGACATCGCGCACATCGCGGGCCTCGTCGCGGGCGGCGCGCACCCGTCCCCGGTCGGCCACGCGCCGGTGATCACCACCACCACGCACAAGACCCTCCGCGGCCCCCGCGGCGCGATGATCATGACCGACGCCGCGCACGCGAAGGCCATCGACAAGGCGGTCTTCCCGGGCCTGCAGGGAGGTCCGCACAACCACACCACCGCCGCGATCGCGGTGGCGCTCGGCGAGGCGCTGCAGCCGTCCTTCGCCACCTACGCGCACGCCGTCGTGGCGAACGCGAAGGCCCTCGCGGAGGCGCTGGTGGAGCGCGGGTTCGACCTCGTGTCCGGCGGCACGGACAACCACCTGATCCTCATTGATCTGACGTCGAAGGACATCGCGGGCAAGCCCGCGGCCCAGGCACTGGACCGCGCGGGGATCGAGCTGAACTACAACACCGTTCCCTATGACACGCGCAAGCCTTTCGATCCTTCCGGTATTCGGTTGGGCACGGCGGCTGTGACGACGCGGGGGTTGGGGGTGGAAGAGATGCCCCAGCTGGCGGAGTGGATTGAGCGGGCTGTTGTCGGCGAGGATGCCGACAAGATCGCTCTGGAGGTTTCCGAGTTCATGGCTGGGTATCCGATGCCGGGGTTCGCTGCTTCGTAG
- a CDS encoding aldehyde dehydrogenase family protein: protein MTADLPHAKNWIDGSWRNSKRIGRTADPATGEVIGSFADAGAEEAEAAVAAARRAFETTGWRRHRERRAAVLLELADRLVAREDEVIGLLARENGKTVHDAAIEFGVTVPKLRYFAAMALTDAGRSAEVAPGLHASSLREAAGVAGIIVPWNSPVVLAVRSLAPALAAGCTAVVKMPAQTALVNNLVAELVAAVPDLPAGVVNVFTESGDAGARELVASPDVDVISYTGSTAVGRIIAANAAATLKPVSLELGGKGPMIVFADADLDAVVPVLVKGITTFSGQFCMAGSRVLADAGIADELRQRLTKALEEVRIGPGEDPSSEMGALIDHANVGRVDEMVERAIAEGGTALLRGGPIESGPLARGAFYRPSLIEVADVRAPIVQREVFGPVATFEVFTDEADAIARANATEYGLSASIWTRDVDRPRRVGAELRAGTVWTNTWGVIADQFEEGGMKQSGLGRLNGVRGLEEFQETKTYLHRFG, encoded by the coding sequence ATGACAGCGGATCTGCCCCACGCGAAGAATTGGATCGACGGTTCCTGGAGGAACTCCAAGCGAATCGGGCGCACCGCCGATCCGGCCACCGGCGAGGTCATCGGCAGTTTCGCCGACGCCGGCGCGGAGGAGGCCGAGGCCGCCGTCGCCGCGGCCCGGCGGGCCTTCGAGACCACGGGCTGGCGCCGCCACCGCGAGCGCCGGGCCGCGGTGCTGCTGGAGCTGGCCGACCGCCTCGTCGCCCGCGAGGACGAGGTGATCGGCCTGCTGGCCAGGGAGAACGGCAAGACGGTGCACGACGCGGCGATCGAGTTCGGCGTCACCGTGCCGAAGCTGCGGTACTTCGCCGCGATGGCGCTCACCGACGCCGGTCGCTCCGCGGAGGTCGCGCCCGGTCTGCACGCCTCCAGCCTGCGGGAGGCGGCCGGGGTCGCCGGGATCATCGTGCCGTGGAACTCCCCGGTCGTGCTGGCCGTGCGGTCGCTGGCGCCCGCGCTCGCGGCGGGCTGCACCGCGGTGGTGAAGATGCCCGCGCAGACCGCGCTGGTCAACAACCTGGTCGCCGAGCTGGTGGCCGCGGTGCCGGACCTGCCCGCCGGGGTGGTGAACGTCTTCACCGAGAGCGGCGACGCGGGCGCGCGGGAACTGGTGGCCTCCCCCGACGTCGACGTGATCAGCTACACCGGCAGCACCGCCGTCGGCCGGATCATCGCGGCGAACGCGGCGGCCACCCTCAAGCCGGTCTCGCTGGAGCTGGGCGGCAAGGGACCGATGATCGTCTTCGCCGACGCCGACCTGGACGCCGTGGTGCCCGTGCTGGTCAAGGGGATCACCACCTTCTCCGGGCAGTTCTGCATGGCGGGCAGCCGGGTCCTGGCCGACGCGGGCATCGCCGACGAGCTGCGGCAGCGCCTGACCAAGGCGCTGGAGGAGGTCCGCATCGGCCCGGGCGAGGACCCGTCGAGCGAGATGGGCGCGCTGATCGACCACGCGAACGTGGGCCGGGTCGACGAGATGGTCGAACGGGCGATCGCCGAGGGCGGGACGGCGCTGCTGCGCGGCGGGCCGATCGAGTCGGGACCGTTGGCGCGCGGCGCCTTCTACCGGCCGAGCCTGATCGAGGTCGCCGACGTGCGGGCGCCGATCGTGCAGCGGGAGGTCTTCGGCCCGGTGGCCACGTTCGAGGTCTTCACCGACGAGGCCGACGCGATCGCGCGGGCCAACGCCACCGAGTACGGCCTGTCCGCGAGCATCTGGACGCGCGACGTGGACCGGCCGCGCCGGGTCGGCGCCGAGCTGCGCGCCGGCACGGTGTGGACCAACACGTGGGGCGTGATCGCCGACCAGTTCGAGGAGGGCGGGATGAAGCAGAGCGGGCTCGGCCGCCTCAACGGCGTGCGCGGGCTGGAGGAGTTCCAGGAGACGAAGACCTACCTCCACCGCTTCGGCTAG
- a CDS encoding HAD family hydrolase, translated as MEIRVGKCGAVLFDLDGTLLDTPGAAVPLIRRVVARSGRPMPPAHRIRCGADRPLEPFLAGLLGVPPGHGLVRLSANRFQALFRERVLPVAGRLVFPGMPELLTDLRASGHSVAVITGRSRAAAQELLGAAGLLTKVDLVVGDWMTPRGKPSADPALLAARSLALPPENCVVVGDAVDDMLMASSAGMRAVGVTFGVDGAGALVAAGAGWLAASAAELDGLLRPRVRHG; from the coding sequence GTGGAGATCCGAGTGGGCAAATGCGGGGCGGTGCTGTTCGACCTCGACGGCACGTTGCTGGACACCCCTGGCGCGGCCGTGCCGCTCATCCGCCGGGTCGTTGCGCGGTCCGGGCGGCCGATGCCCCCGGCGCACCGCATCCGGTGCGGTGCCGACCGCCCGCTGGAGCCCTTCCTCGCCGGACTGCTGGGCGTGCCGCCCGGACACGGGTTGGTGCGGTTGTCGGCCAACCGGTTCCAGGCGCTGTTCCGGGAGCGGGTCCTGCCCGTCGCCGGTCGCCTGGTGTTCCCGGGGATGCCGGAGCTGCTGACCGACCTGCGCGCGTCCGGGCACTCGGTGGCCGTGATCACCGGCAGGAGCCGGGCGGCGGCCCAGGAACTGCTCGGCGCGGCCGGGCTGCTCACCAAGGTCGACCTGGTGGTCGGGGACTGGATGACGCCGCGCGGCAAGCCCTCCGCCGATCCCGCCCTGCTGGCGGCGCGGTCGCTGGCCCTGCCGCCGGAGAACTGCGTGGTGGTCGGCGATGCCGTCGACGACATGCTGATGGCCTCCTCGGCCGGGATGCGCGCGGTCGGCGTGACCTTCGGCGTCGACGGCGCGGGTGCCCTCGTGGCGGCGGGCGCCGGATGGCTCGCGGCTTCGGCGGCGGAGCTGGACGGGCTGCTCCGGCCGCGGGTGCGCCACGGCTAG
- a CDS encoding IclR family transcriptional regulator codes for MRKTEEGSTVAAERALRLLRLLAGNGEIRLTELSRELGLPHSTTHRLLATLRREGFALQDAASRRYVAGPGMWELGWLLDPHGLRLAARPHLRALAEEFGEATQLVVLQGRYVEFLDGVESERQVRHGTRLGRPLPSHLISGGKAMLARLPRAILDRLYPDEELLTMTPASVRTKSRLLEQLALARERGYATNVGETEAGVCAVGAAVVDRYGRARCGLVVAGPDTRLLPEDLPVVGDRVAEAARLMAEELRFDDVSDRLR; via the coding sequence GTGCGGAAAACCGAGGAGGGTTCGACCGTCGCCGCCGAACGGGCCCTGCGGCTGCTGCGGTTGCTGGCAGGCAATGGCGAGATCCGGTTGACCGAGCTGAGCAGGGAACTCGGCTTGCCGCATTCCACGACGCACCGGCTGCTGGCCACGCTGCGCCGCGAGGGGTTCGCGCTGCAGGACGCGGCCAGCAGGCGCTACGTCGCCGGTCCCGGGATGTGGGAGCTGGGCTGGCTGCTGGACCCGCACGGGCTGCGGCTGGCCGCGCGGCCGCACCTGCGGGCGCTGGCCGAGGAGTTCGGCGAGGCCACGCAGCTGGTCGTGCTGCAGGGCCGGTACGTGGAGTTCCTGGACGGCGTGGAGTCCGAGCGCCAGGTCAGGCACGGGACGCGGCTGGGAAGGCCGCTGCCGTCGCACCTGATCAGCGGTGGTAAGGCGATGCTGGCGCGGTTGCCGCGGGCGATCCTGGACCGGCTCTACCCGGACGAGGAGCTGCTCACCATGACCCCGGCCAGCGTGCGCACGAAGTCGCGGCTGCTGGAGCAGCTGGCACTGGCGCGCGAGCGCGGCTACGCCACCAACGTCGGCGAGACCGAGGCGGGGGTGTGCGCGGTGGGCGCGGCGGTGGTGGACCGCTACGGCCGGGCGCGGTGCGGGCTGGTCGTGGCGGGCCCGGACACCCGGCTGCTGCCGGAGGACCTGCCGGTGGTGGGCGACCGGGTCGCCGAGGCCGCCCGCCTGATGGCCGAGGAACTGCGTTTCGACGATGTCTCCGACCGGCTCCGCTAA
- a CDS encoding DUF427 domain-containing protein encodes MTPSTDRVVVRVGDRVIADTSKSLVLQESTYPAVRYIPLDDVDRTQLRRTETSTHCPYKGDAAYYTITGEPELTDSVWVYEQPYEAVRAIAGHVAFYPDRVSIAVD; translated from the coding sequence GTGACACCGTCGACCGATCGCGTGGTCGTGCGCGTGGGTGACCGCGTCATCGCCGACACCTCGAAGTCCCTGGTGCTCCAGGAATCCACCTACCCGGCGGTGCGGTACATCCCGCTCGACGACGTCGACCGCACGCAGCTGCGACGCACGGAGACGAGCACCCACTGCCCCTACAAGGGCGACGCGGCGTACTACACGATCACCGGTGAGCCTGAGCTGACCGACTCGGTGTGGGTCTACGAGCAGCCCTACGAGGCCGTGCGGGCGATCGCCGGACATGTCGCCTTCTACCCCGATCGAGTCTCCATCGCAGTCGACTGA
- a CDS encoding TIGR03619 family F420-dependent LLM class oxidoreductase, with product MDLQVVLPDESAEMDPHHLAELAVAAERIGYRAAWLPDHLLPPGQYGDGRYGGVYEPLVSLSYIAAHTSTIGLGTSVLVLPMRSPFVVAKQAATLDRLSRERLTLGVGIGWDRTEFEAVGSDFRTRGARTDEAISLLRKLFDGSHEGGVFEPKPRRRIPIMVGGTSEPALRRAATLADEWQAVGLSPAEFAQRLERLRELGGHGVRATTRIAWEGGAAELAMAVEQTHAFTEAGAEAVALWFGAHEGFAERMVEFAEALR from the coding sequence ATGGATCTTCAGGTGGTTCTACCGGACGAGTCGGCCGAGATGGACCCGCACCACTTGGCCGAGCTGGCCGTCGCGGCGGAGCGGATCGGGTACCGCGCGGCGTGGCTGCCCGACCACCTGCTGCCGCCCGGGCAGTACGGCGACGGTCGCTACGGCGGTGTCTACGAGCCGTTGGTGTCGCTGTCCTACATCGCCGCGCACACGAGCACGATCGGGCTCGGCACCTCTGTTCTCGTGCTGCCGATGCGGAGCCCGTTCGTGGTGGCGAAGCAGGCGGCGACGCTGGACCGGCTCTCTCGGGAACGGCTCACCCTGGGTGTCGGGATCGGGTGGGACCGCACGGAGTTCGAGGCGGTCGGATCGGACTTCCGCACCAGGGGTGCTCGCACGGACGAGGCGATCTCCTTGCTGCGCAAGCTCTTCGACGGCAGTCACGAGGGCGGGGTGTTCGAGCCGAAGCCGCGCAGGCGCATCCCGATCATGGTCGGCGGGACCAGTGAACCGGCGCTGCGGCGCGCGGCCACGCTCGCCGACGAGTGGCAGGCGGTCGGCCTCTCCCCCGCCGAGTTCGCGCAGCGCTTGGAGCGACTGCGCGAGCTGGGCGGGCACGGGGTCCGGGCGACCACGCGGATCGCCTGGGAGGGCGGCGCAGCCGAGCTGGCGATGGCGGTCGAGCAGACGCACGCCTTCACCGAGGCGGGCGCGGAGGCCGTGGCATTGTGGTTCGGCGCCCACGAGGGCTTCGCCGAGCGCATGGTCGAGTTCGCCGAGGCGCTTCGATGA